One Lacunisphaera limnophila DNA window includes the following coding sequences:
- the glpK gene encoding glycerol kinase GlpK — MPRCVLALDQGTTSSRAIVFDRRGRARGSAQQEFPQHFPSPGWVEHDPRDLWTSTRRTALAALAEANLTARDIAAIGLTNQRETTLLWDRRTGRPLHRALVWQDRRTAAACAKLKRAGLEPLFRRKTGLLLDPYFSGTKLAWLLDHVPGARRRAERGELAFGTVDTWLLWQLTGGRVHATDVSNASRTLLLNLRTAAWDPELLRLLRIPPEVLPEVRDSSGFFGEVSTVPALRGVPITGIAGDQQAALFGQACWQPGMAKNTYGTGCFLLLHTGSKPVASKNNLLTTIAWRIGGQTEYALEGSVFIGGAVVQWLRDGLGLIAQSADIERLAATVPDNGGVYLVPAFAGLGAPHWDAGARGLITGLTRGSTAGHLARAAVESIAYQSADLLGAMQADCGHPLRELRVDGGATVNPALMQFQSDLLRVPVIRPRTIETTALGAAYLAGLATGFWKNRAEIARLWTAGRTFRPQAPARQVRRLQAQWQAAIVRARA; from the coding sequence ATGCCCCGCTGCGTCCTCGCCCTCGACCAAGGCACGACCTCGTCGCGCGCCATTGTCTTCGACCGCCGCGGTCGCGCGCGCGGCTCCGCACAGCAGGAATTTCCCCAGCACTTTCCGTCGCCCGGCTGGGTCGAGCATGACCCGCGCGATCTCTGGACCTCCACGCGCCGCACCGCCCTCGCCGCCCTCGCCGAGGCGAACCTCACCGCGCGCGACATCGCCGCGATCGGTCTCACCAACCAGCGCGAAACCACCCTCCTCTGGGACCGCCGCACCGGCCGGCCGCTCCACCGCGCGCTTGTCTGGCAGGACCGCCGCACCGCGGCCGCGTGCGCGAAACTGAAGCGCGCCGGCCTCGAGCCGCTCTTCCGCCGCAAAACCGGCCTGCTCCTCGATCCCTATTTCTCCGGCACCAAGCTCGCCTGGCTCCTCGACCACGTACCCGGTGCCCGCCGGCGCGCGGAACGCGGCGAACTCGCCTTCGGCACCGTCGACACCTGGCTACTTTGGCAACTCACGGGCGGCCGCGTTCACGCCACCGACGTCTCCAACGCCTCCCGCACTCTCCTGCTCAACCTCCGCACCGCCGCCTGGGACCCCGAACTCCTCCGCCTCCTCCGCATCCCGCCCGAGGTCCTCCCCGAGGTCCGCGACAGCAGCGGTTTCTTCGGCGAGGTCTCCACCGTGCCGGCCCTCCGCGGCGTGCCGATCACGGGGATCGCCGGCGACCAACAGGCCGCCCTCTTCGGCCAAGCCTGCTGGCAACCGGGCATGGCCAAGAACACCTACGGCACCGGCTGCTTCCTGCTCCTCCACACCGGGTCGAAACCCGTCGCCTCGAAAAACAACCTGCTCACCACGATCGCCTGGCGCATCGGCGGCCAAACCGAGTACGCCCTCGAGGGCTCCGTGTTCATCGGCGGCGCCGTCGTCCAGTGGCTCCGCGACGGCCTCGGCCTCATCGCGCAGTCCGCCGACATCGAGCGCCTGGCCGCCACCGTCCCCGACAACGGCGGCGTCTACCTCGTCCCCGCCTTCGCCGGGCTCGGCGCCCCGCACTGGGACGCCGGCGCCCGCGGCCTGATCACCGGCCTCACCCGCGGCAGCACCGCCGGCCACCTCGCCCGCGCCGCCGTGGAAAGCATCGCCTACCAAAGCGCCGACCTGCTCGGCGCCATGCAGGCCGACTGCGGCCACCCGCTGCGCGAGCTCCGCGTCGACGGCGGGGCGACCGTCAATCCCGCCCTCATGCAGTTCCAGTCCGATCTCCTCCGCGTGCCCGTCATCCGTCCGCGCACGATCGAGACCACCGCGCTCGGCGCCGCCTACCTCGCCGGCCTCGCCACCGGCTTCTGGAAAAACCGCGCCGAGATCGCCCGCCTCTGGACCGCCGGGCGCACCTTCCGCCCGCAGGCTCCGGCCCGACAAGTCCGCCGGCTCCAAGCCCAGTGGCAGGCCGCCATCGTCCGCGCGCGGGCCTGA
- a CDS encoding MATE family efflux transporter: MVKLSAITRELRLTLALALPMIVGQVSQMLIGITDAALIGRVGTVELAAAAFTHGVFGLFYIVGIGLLLPVGVFTARDHGAGDPAACGGWLKHGRALALMAGGAAFLLLAGLSTQLHRFGQPPEVVAVVRPFFLLCSLSLIPVFYFQVQRQYLDALGRPWVGTSIMLADVALNALLNWMFIWGNLGAPALGFTGSGVATLLARILAVAAIAIWLRREQAPAGRLEQAKFRAMMQMGVPAAGSLLFESGAFTAAALMMGWLGATALAAHQIALSCAAFTFMVPLGLAMATSIRISKARGEGRPEVLRAIGFGSLGLSSLVMLSFATVFTLAGTLLARGFTPDGPVVELAARLLVVAAVFQLFDGGQVVAAGALRGMTDVKIPTVITFIAYWVLSLPVAYLLAFHTPLGPIGIWSGLAIGLACAAVLLVWRFHRLTRLR, encoded by the coding sequence GTGGTTAAACTGTCCGCCATCACCCGCGAACTTCGCCTGACGCTGGCGCTGGCCCTGCCCATGATCGTGGGGCAGGTGAGCCAGATGCTGATCGGCATCACGGATGCGGCGTTAATTGGTCGCGTGGGCACGGTGGAGCTGGCGGCGGCGGCCTTCACACACGGGGTGTTCGGGCTGTTTTACATCGTGGGGATCGGGCTGTTGCTGCCGGTGGGAGTGTTCACCGCGCGCGACCATGGCGCCGGTGATCCCGCGGCCTGCGGTGGCTGGCTGAAGCACGGGCGGGCTCTGGCGCTGATGGCAGGAGGCGCCGCCTTCCTGCTGCTGGCCGGGCTGTCGACGCAGCTGCACCGGTTCGGCCAGCCGCCGGAAGTGGTGGCGGTGGTGCGGCCGTTTTTCCTGCTCTGTTCCCTGTCGCTGATCCCGGTGTTTTATTTCCAGGTGCAGCGCCAGTATCTGGATGCGCTGGGCCGGCCGTGGGTCGGCACGAGCATCATGCTGGCCGATGTGGCGCTCAACGCGCTGCTCAACTGGATGTTCATCTGGGGCAACCTGGGGGCGCCCGCGCTGGGGTTCACCGGCTCGGGGGTGGCGACGCTGTTGGCGCGGATCCTGGCCGTGGCGGCCATCGCGATCTGGCTGCGCCGGGAGCAGGCGCCGGCCGGCCGGCTGGAGCAGGCAAAATTCCGGGCGATGATGCAGATGGGCGTGCCCGCGGCCGGCAGTCTGCTGTTTGAATCGGGGGCCTTTACGGCGGCGGCGCTGATGATGGGCTGGCTGGGCGCGACTGCGCTGGCGGCGCACCAGATTGCGCTGAGCTGCGCGGCTTTCACCTTCATGGTGCCGCTGGGGCTGGCGATGGCCACTAGCATCCGCATCAGCAAGGCGCGGGGCGAGGGCCGGCCCGAGGTGCTGCGGGCGATTGGCTTCGGGTCGCTGGGGCTTTCCAGCCTGGTGATGCTGAGTTTCGCCACGGTCTTCACCCTGGCCGGGACGCTGCTGGCCCGGGGCTTCACGCCGGATGGCCCGGTGGTGGAACTGGCGGCGCGGCTGCTGGTGGTGGCGGCGGTATTCCAGTTGTTTGATGGCGGGCAGGTGGTGGCGGCCGGGGCGTTGCGCGGCATGACCGACGTGAAGATCCCGACCGTGATCACCTTCATCGCCTACTGGGTGCTGTCGCTGCCGGTGGCCTACCTGCTGGCGTTCCACACCCCGCTCGGACCGATCGGCATCTGGAGCGGCCTGGCAATCGGGCTGGCGTGCGCGGCGGTGTTGCTGGTGTGGCGGTTCCACCGGCTCACCCGCCTTCGCTAA
- a CDS encoding SET domain-containing protein gives MSRAPKKGRPAVDTSQVRLARSGVHGYGLFARDFIPTGERIIEYVGERVTKGEAWRREQKRLARLAAGGDGCVYIFDVTKRHDIDGGVKWNLARRINHSCAPNCEVQIGRGRIWIVAIRDIAEGEELTYDYGFDYVDWREHPCRCGAATCVGFIVNAAQRWRVRRVLAGGSRGLKQRG, from the coding sequence ATGAGCCGCGCGCCGAAGAAGGGGAGGCCGGCGGTGGACACCAGTCAGGTGCGCCTGGCGCGCTCGGGCGTGCATGGCTACGGGTTGTTCGCGCGTGATTTCATCCCGACGGGCGAGCGGATCATCGAGTACGTCGGCGAGCGCGTGACGAAGGGTGAGGCCTGGCGGCGCGAGCAAAAGCGGCTCGCGCGGCTGGCGGCTGGCGGCGACGGGTGTGTCTATATATTCGATGTGACCAAACGGCACGACATCGACGGCGGGGTGAAGTGGAACCTTGCGCGGCGGATCAACCATTCCTGTGCGCCGAACTGCGAGGTGCAGATCGGGCGGGGACGCATCTGGATCGTGGCGATCCGGGACATCGCGGAGGGCGAGGAGCTGACCTACGACTACGGCTTTGATTACGTCGACTGGCGGGAGCATCCGTGCCGGTGCGGGGCGGCCACGTGCGTGGGGTTCATCGTCAACGCGGCGCAACGCTGGCGGGTACGCCGGGTGCTCGCGGGCGGCAGTCGCGGGTTGAAACAACGCGGGTGA
- a CDS encoding PLP-dependent transferase: MSSAYFPPLPLGQSIPASPHAVSCSLPTMHAVRGYEEKDPAIVRQLTNGYPRFVLHPFTRRLVAHLTTVTPALRQRTLWLTSSGAMAQALLAHLTPARGAELYTLPGLHGVSHPESPETAALAKVFLQNLGGFLSSREAEDHLVALQLLPAPHPEEVFAGDAPAEIRRQLRTVLPGTTDADLLLASCGMSAMHAAFRAVNSLQAPRGRTVWLQLGWLYLDTIAILKKFTAHPADYVYVREVADLDALRRIFAAHGARIAGVVTEVPTNPLIQTPDLPAIAALCREHGARLLVDPSMSSVFSLDVLPHADLVVSSLTKYTASEGDLTAGLVAVNPAAPAAAALRSALAGTAEPLYARDAARLAWQIGQTPAVLARIQAATPSVVAFLEKHPAVKAVFWALQSGSRENYLKLARTPDATGGMITFTLRNPGGLEKFYDRLRLPKGPSFGMKTTLICPFMYLAHYDLVTTPAGLAELAASRLDPDLLRLCVGTEPVDEIIRALSEALA, translated from the coding sequence GTGAGCTCCGCCTACTTTCCTCCGCTGCCCCTGGGGCAATCCATCCCGGCCAGTCCACACGCCGTCTCGTGCAGCCTGCCCACCATGCACGCCGTGCGGGGTTACGAGGAAAAGGATCCTGCGATCGTCCGTCAGCTCACCAACGGCTACCCGCGATTCGTCCTCCACCCTTTCACCCGCCGACTGGTCGCGCACCTCACGACCGTCACCCCGGCCCTGCGCCAACGCACGCTGTGGCTGACGTCCTCCGGCGCGATGGCGCAGGCCTTGCTCGCCCACCTCACTCCGGCCCGCGGGGCCGAGCTATACACCCTGCCTGGCCTGCATGGCGTGTCCCATCCGGAATCCCCCGAGACCGCCGCGCTGGCCAAGGTCTTTCTCCAGAACCTCGGCGGTTTCCTCTCCTCCCGCGAGGCCGAGGATCACCTCGTGGCCCTGCAACTCCTGCCCGCGCCCCATCCCGAGGAAGTGTTTGCGGGCGACGCCCCGGCCGAGATTCGCCGCCAGCTGCGCACCGTGCTCCCCGGCACGACCGACGCCGATCTCCTGCTCGCCAGCTGCGGCATGAGCGCGATGCACGCCGCCTTCCGCGCCGTCAACTCCCTCCAGGCCCCGCGCGGCCGCACCGTCTGGCTCCAGCTCGGCTGGCTCTACCTCGACACCATCGCGATCCTCAAGAAGTTCACCGCTCACCCGGCGGACTACGTCTACGTGCGCGAGGTGGCCGACCTCGACGCGCTGCGTCGCATCTTTGCCGCGCACGGCGCCCGCATCGCCGGCGTGGTCACGGAGGTACCGACCAACCCGCTGATCCAAACCCCCGACCTGCCCGCCATCGCCGCCCTCTGCCGCGAACACGGCGCCCGCCTCCTCGTGGATCCCTCGATGAGCTCGGTGTTCTCCCTCGACGTCCTGCCCCACGCCGACCTGGTCGTCAGCAGCCTCACCAAATACACCGCCAGCGAGGGCGATCTCACCGCCGGCCTCGTCGCGGTGAATCCCGCCGCTCCCGCCGCCGCGGCCCTCCGCTCCGCCCTCGCCGGCACGGCCGAGCCGCTCTACGCCCGGGATGCCGCCCGCCTCGCTTGGCAGATCGGCCAGACCCCCGCTGTGCTGGCCCGCATCCAGGCCGCCACCCCGTCGGTCGTCGCCTTCCTCGAAAAACACCCCGCCGTGAAGGCGGTCTTCTGGGCCCTGCAATCCGGCAGCCGCGAAAATTACCTGAAGCTGGCCCGCACCCCCGATGCTACCGGCGGTATGATCACCTTCACTCTGCGCAATCCGGGCGGGCTAGAGAAATTCTACGACCGCCTTCGCCTCCCCAAGGGCCCGAGCTTCGGCATGAAGACCACCCTCATCTGCCCCTTCATGTACCTTGCGCACTACGACCTCGTCACCACGCCCGCCGGCCTGGCCGAGCTCGCCGCCAGCCGGCTCGACCCCGACCTCCTGCGCCTCTGCGTCGGGACCGAGCCCGTTGACGAAATCATCCGCGCCCTGTCCGAGGCTCTGGCCTGA
- a CDS encoding DUF167 domain-containing protein — protein MAKVPASPDHACTLELKIIPNAPRNEVVGWLGAALKVKIHAPALEGRANDELLAFLAETLGVPRRSVTLLRGDKSRQKVVQITALDAATVRQRLQV, from the coding sequence GTGGCCAAAGTCCCTGCTTCGCCCGACCACGCCTGCACCCTCGAGCTGAAGATCATCCCCAACGCCCCGCGCAACGAGGTCGTCGGGTGGCTCGGCGCCGCGTTGAAGGTCAAGATCCACGCCCCTGCCCTCGAGGGCCGCGCCAACGACGAACTGCTCGCCTTTCTGGCCGAGACGCTCGGCGTCCCGCGCCGCAGCGTCACGCTCCTCCGCGGCGACAAGTCCCGCCAGAAGGTCGTGCAGATCACCGCTCTCGATGCCGCGACGGTCCGGCAAAGACTGCAGGTCTGA
- a CDS encoding alkene reductase: protein MKLLTPLSAGDLLLPNRVLMAPLTRVRADTQHVPTDLIVEHYRQRAAAGLLIAEATMVAGDARAFGWEPGIYGPAQVEGWRKVTTAVHAAGGRIALQLWHPGRATHPDLNGGLQPISSSNKAIQGDTIHTPQGKQAYPVPRPLRADELPGIIALFRRGAENARAAGFDAVELHGAHGYLLDQFLRDGVNDRTDEYGGSIPNRARLLFEAIDAAIDVFGPGRVGVRISPLVAFNDMVDSNAPALVAHVAEELQLRGAAYLHLRHARHDAPGEAELARVVRQHYRGALILNGGFDRETGEAAVQSGRADAIAYGLPFLANPDLPRRFLLNAPLNAVDEARLYSAGPQGYIDYPFLPA, encoded by the coding sequence ATGAAACTGCTCACGCCGCTTTCCGCCGGGGACCTGCTGCTGCCCAACCGCGTCCTGATGGCGCCGCTCACCCGGGTGCGCGCCGACACGCAGCACGTGCCGACGGACCTGATCGTGGAGCACTACCGCCAGCGCGCCGCGGCGGGGCTGCTGATCGCCGAGGCCACGATGGTGGCAGGCGACGCCCGGGCCTTCGGCTGGGAACCCGGCATCTATGGCCCCGCGCAGGTGGAAGGGTGGCGGAAGGTGACGACGGCGGTGCACGCCGCGGGCGGGCGCATCGCGCTGCAGCTCTGGCATCCAGGCCGGGCGACGCATCCGGACCTGAATGGCGGCCTGCAGCCGATCTCTTCGTCGAACAAAGCGATCCAAGGCGACACCATCCACACGCCGCAGGGCAAGCAGGCCTATCCGGTGCCGCGGCCGCTGCGGGCGGACGAGTTGCCTGGGATCATCGCGCTTTTCCGCCGCGGCGCGGAGAACGCGCGGGCGGCCGGCTTCGACGCGGTGGAGCTGCACGGGGCGCACGGTTACCTGCTCGACCAGTTTTTGCGCGACGGGGTGAACGACCGGACGGATGAGTACGGCGGCAGCATCCCGAACCGGGCGCGGCTGCTCTTCGAAGCCATCGACGCCGCCATCGACGTGTTCGGCCCCGGACGGGTGGGTGTGCGGATTTCGCCGCTCGTGGCCTTCAATGACATGGTCGACAGCAATGCGCCGGCGCTGGTGGCGCACGTGGCGGAGGAGCTGCAGTTGCGCGGCGCGGCCTACCTGCATCTGCGGCACGCGCGGCACGACGCGCCGGGTGAGGCGGAGCTGGCCCGGGTGGTGCGGCAGCATTATCGCGGCGCGCTGATCCTGAACGGCGGCTTCGACCGTGAGACCGGTGAGGCGGCGGTGCAGAGCGGTCGGGCGGACGCCATCGCGTACGGCCTGCCGTTCCTCGCCAACCCCGACCTGCCGCGGAGGTTTCTGCTGAACGCGCCGCTGAATGCGGTGGATGAGGCCCGGCTGTATTCGGCGGGGCCGCAGGGGTACATTGACTACCCGTTTCTGCCGGCGTGA
- a CDS encoding CinA family protein, whose translation MSNAADLKPLLLRRPALTLAVAESLTAGHVQARIAAVAGASGYFLGGVTAYSLAQKVRLLGVNRAHARAVDCVSQRVAVEMAAGAAKLFGADLAVATTGYAEPAPGKKIRIPQAWWAICHQRRGAAVVLSGFIEVPGADRVTVQERVAEAVLVELVNYLREVRAEN comes from the coding sequence ATGAGCAACGCCGCCGACCTGAAGCCCCTTCTCCTGCGCCGCCCGGCGCTCACGCTGGCCGTGGCCGAAAGCCTAACCGCCGGGCACGTCCAGGCGCGCATTGCAGCGGTGGCGGGCGCGTCGGGGTATTTCCTCGGCGGGGTGACGGCATACTCGCTGGCGCAGAAGGTCCGCCTGCTCGGGGTGAACCGGGCGCATGCGCGGGCGGTGGACTGCGTGTCGCAGCGCGTCGCGGTGGAGATGGCGGCGGGAGCGGCGAAGCTGTTCGGGGCCGACCTGGCGGTGGCAACGACGGGTTACGCGGAGCCAGCGCCGGGGAAGAAGATCCGGATCCCGCAGGCGTGGTGGGCGATTTGTCACCAGCGGCGCGGGGCAGCGGTGGTGCTGTCGGGGTTCATCGAGGTGCCGGGAGCGGACCGGGTGACGGTGCAGGAGCGGGTGGCCGAGGCGGTGCTGGTGGAACTGGTGAATTATTTGCGGGAAGTGCGGGCGGAGAATTGA
- a CDS encoding EamA family transporter has product MTPLALGLVLIAAFTHATWNYAAKRSGGGLPFVWVSSVFALALYSVAGLVYWLWRQPVLPAGLWWVVVGSGILKTIYSLLLQRAYRHGDFSLVYPLTRGTAPLLATLGAIAFFGERPSPLALAGGGLIVAGVFFLSGGLRMFQADRAHLRQGILYGLACATCVGIYTVWDQRAVSHLQLPPILYDGGTQLVLFSILTPFALHRRDEVAATWRDHRGKAALVGLLSPVAYVLVLYAMSFTPVSYVAPAREISILIGAFFGAKLLREADAPRRLLAAAAMVAGIIALALG; this is encoded by the coding sequence ATGACGCCCCTCGCCCTCGGCCTCGTTCTCATCGCCGCGTTCACCCACGCGACCTGGAACTACGCGGCCAAGCGCTCCGGCGGCGGCCTGCCCTTCGTGTGGGTCTCCAGCGTCTTCGCGCTCGCCCTCTACTCCGTCGCCGGCCTGGTCTACTGGCTCTGGCGGCAGCCGGTGCTGCCGGCCGGGCTCTGGTGGGTCGTCGTCGGGAGCGGCATCCTGAAGACCATCTACTCCCTCCTGCTCCAGCGCGCCTACCGGCACGGGGACTTTTCCTTGGTCTATCCGCTGACCCGCGGCACCGCTCCGCTGCTCGCCACGCTCGGCGCCATCGCGTTTTTCGGCGAACGCCCCTCCCCGCTCGCCCTCGCCGGCGGCGGCTTGATCGTGGCGGGCGTCTTCTTCCTCTCCGGCGGCCTCCGGATGTTCCAAGCCGACCGGGCCCACCTGCGCCAGGGGATCCTCTACGGGCTCGCCTGCGCGACCTGCGTCGGCATCTACACCGTGTGGGACCAGCGCGCCGTCTCCCACCTCCAGCTGCCGCCCATCCTCTATGACGGCGGCACGCAGCTCGTGCTCTTCTCCATCCTCACCCCCTTCGCCCTGCACCGGCGCGACGAGGTCGCGGCGACCTGGCGCGATCACCGCGGCAAGGCCGCACTCGTCGGCCTGCTCAGTCCGGTCGCCTACGTGCTCGTGCTCTACGCCATGAGCTTCACCCCGGTCAGCTACGTGGCGCCCGCCCGCGAGATCAGCATCCTCATCGGCGCCTTCTTCGGCGCGAAACTCCTCCGCGAAGCCGACGCCCCCCGTCGCCTCCTCGCCGCCGCCGCCATGGTCGCCGGCATCATCGCGCTGGCCTTGGGCTGA
- a CDS encoding lipid-binding SYLF domain-containing protein, producing the protein MKKFLLALLSLAALAVTLPAASGLSRDSVITQLDSCEAILQEIQGNVKTAIPAEVLRRAKGIIIVNQFQGGFIFGIKDGYGVALVRRPNGKWSVPAFLKAGEFSFGLQAGAKAINAVYVLMDDDTARLLFRNRMNLGADARAVAGIRASEREAVSKALPGDANVYIYSTQEGLYLGATIKTGYLSPNQQANELFYNAKHRMPELLYSDWVTPPQDARFLMDYVTRLTN; encoded by the coding sequence ATGAAGAAGTTTCTCCTCGCCCTCCTTTCCCTCGCCGCCCTCGCGGTCACCCTGCCCGCCGCCAGCGGTCTTTCGCGTGACAGCGTCATCACCCAGCTCGATTCCTGCGAAGCCATCCTCCAGGAAATCCAAGGCAACGTGAAGACCGCCATCCCGGCCGAGGTCCTCCGCCGCGCCAAGGGCATCATCATCGTCAACCAATTCCAGGGCGGCTTCATCTTCGGCATCAAGGACGGCTACGGCGTCGCCCTCGTCCGCCGCCCCAATGGCAAGTGGTCCGTTCCCGCCTTCCTCAAGGCCGGTGAATTCAGCTTCGGTCTCCAAGCCGGCGCCAAGGCGATCAATGCCGTCTACGTCCTCATGGACGACGACACCGCCCGTCTGCTCTTCCGCAACCGCATGAACCTCGGCGCCGACGCCCGCGCCGTCGCCGGCATCCGCGCCAGCGAGCGCGAAGCCGTCAGCAAGGCCCTCCCCGGCGACGCCAACGTCTACATCTACTCCACCCAGGAAGGCCTCTACCTCGGCGCCACGATCAAGACCGGCTACCTCTCGCCCAACCAGCAGGCCAACGAGCTGTTCTACAACGCCAAGCACCGCATGCCCGAGCTGCTCTACAGCGACTGGGTCACGCCCCCGCAGGACGCCCGCTTCCTGATGGACTACGTGACGCGTCTCACCAACTGA
- a CDS encoding exodeoxyribonuclease III, with translation MKMLSWNVNGVRAALGKGLLDWMNASRADVICLQEVKAQPGDVQGVVWPKGYEIVWNAAQKKGYSGTALFSREKPLSVTLGLGSPDHDAEGRAITAEFADCYYVGVYVPNAQPELARLGFRQAWDRALLAHVRKLEKKKPVVFSGDLNVAHEEIDLARPKENVGNPGFSDEERAGFRDYLAAGFVDTFRHFEKGPGHYSWWTYRANARANNVGWRIDYCMASAALQPRFKRAWIEAGVQGSDHCPVGLELK, from the coding sequence ATGAAAATGCTTTCGTGGAACGTGAACGGGGTGCGCGCAGCACTGGGCAAGGGCCTGCTGGACTGGATGAACGCCAGTCGGGCCGACGTGATCTGCCTGCAGGAAGTCAAGGCGCAGCCCGGGGACGTCCAGGGCGTGGTCTGGCCGAAGGGGTATGAGATCGTGTGGAACGCCGCGCAGAAGAAAGGCTACAGCGGCACGGCGCTGTTTTCCCGGGAAAAACCGCTCAGCGTAACGCTCGGCCTCGGTTCGCCGGACCACGACGCCGAGGGCCGGGCCATCACGGCGGAGTTTGCCGACTGTTATTATGTGGGCGTGTACGTGCCGAATGCGCAGCCCGAGCTGGCGCGGCTCGGTTTCCGCCAGGCCTGGGACCGGGCGTTGCTGGCGCACGTGCGGAAGCTGGAGAAGAAGAAGCCGGTCGTGTTCAGCGGCGACCTCAACGTGGCGCACGAGGAGATCGACCTGGCGCGGCCGAAGGAGAACGTGGGCAACCCGGGTTTCTCCGACGAGGAGCGCGCGGGTTTCCGGGACTACCTGGCCGCCGGGTTCGTCGACACCTTCCGGCACTTTGAGAAAGGGCCGGGCCATTACAGCTGGTGGACGTACCGGGCCAACGCCCGGGCCAACAACGTGGGGTGGCGCATCGACTACTGCATGGCGTCGGCGGCGCTGCAGCCGCGGTTCAAGCGCGCCTGGATCGAGGCCGGCGTGCAGGGCAGCGACCATTGTCCGGTGGGCCTGGAGCTGAAATGA
- a CDS encoding trimeric intracellular cation channel family protein, translating into MSASAQLSLQGSFALPVLFDLGATFAFALSGALAAIKRHYDIVGVLALALVTGLGGGLIRDGLFLAQGPTPLLTNPHYLEAVVLAAVGGVVFGARIHRFARLIPVVDALGLGAYAAFGVQKSLLAGLAPPAAILVGVVNAVGGGILRDLLCREEPLVFKPGQFYFLIALGGAVVFLFCTATLGWSANRAAIATVALTFVLRSLTITFNWRTAPVSSGSLFENDDVPPALPPKA; encoded by the coding sequence ATGAGCGCTTCCGCCCAGCTCTCGCTTCAGGGCAGCTTCGCCCTGCCCGTGCTCTTCGACCTCGGCGCCACCTTTGCCTTCGCCCTCTCCGGCGCGCTCGCGGCCATCAAACGCCACTACGACATCGTGGGTGTGCTCGCCCTGGCCCTGGTGACCGGCCTCGGTGGCGGCCTCATACGTGACGGCCTCTTCCTTGCGCAGGGCCCCACCCCGCTCCTCACCAACCCCCACTACCTCGAGGCCGTGGTGCTCGCCGCCGTCGGCGGCGTGGTGTTTGGCGCCCGCATCCACCGCTTCGCGCGGCTCATCCCGGTCGTGGACGCGCTCGGTCTCGGCGCCTATGCGGCCTTCGGCGTGCAGAAATCCCTGCTCGCCGGCCTGGCCCCACCAGCCGCCATCCTCGTCGGCGTCGTCAACGCCGTCGGCGGCGGCATCCTGCGCGACCTCCTCTGCCGCGAGGAACCGCTCGTCTTCAAGCCCGGCCAGTTCTACTTCCTCATCGCCCTCGGCGGCGCCGTCGTGTTCCTGTTCTGCACCGCCACCCTCGGCTGGTCCGCGAACCGTGCCGCCATCGCCACCGTCGCCCTCACTTTCGTCCTCCGCAGCCTCACGATCACGTTCAACTGGCGCACCGCCCCCGTCTCCTCCGGCAGCCTCTTCGAGAACGACGACGTCCCGCCCGCCCTGCCGCCAAAGGCCTGA
- a CDS encoding alpha/beta hydrolase-fold protein, giving the protein MPHPLRKILAGLLPAWVAVFAVTAAAQTAPQLLRVSYHSAALNAERDYFVYLPRGFDQQDKWPVMLFLHGNGERGDGKGELDYVLKHGPLFEAWAQKRDLPFVIISPQMPMHDQGEVSYIKNRTRAEIPQRMAEGIHPYPPHYTGRDPMEGQLSAELPANRINIESNPRGWNVLADEVMSQLDRVMAEYKGDPQRVYLTGISLGGFGTWYLASKHPEKFAAIAPVVGYGVPAMAAPIAEAKLPLWVFAGGRDAGVPVRHFYPLLNELEKLGHPDVRFTIEADMGHDTWIRTYAGEDLYRWFLSHSK; this is encoded by the coding sequence ATGCCCCACCCCCTGCGCAAGATTCTCGCCGGCCTGCTGCCGGCCTGGGTCGCGGTTTTCGCCGTGACCGCCGCCGCCCAAACCGCCCCCCAGCTGCTGCGCGTCTCGTACCACAGCGCGGCGCTCAACGCCGAGCGGGATTATTTCGTCTATCTGCCACGGGGCTTCGACCAACAGGACAAGTGGCCGGTGATGCTCTTTCTCCACGGCAACGGCGAACGGGGGGATGGCAAAGGCGAGCTCGATTACGTGCTGAAGCACGGCCCGTTGTTCGAGGCATGGGCGCAGAAACGGGATCTGCCGTTTGTCATCATCTCGCCGCAGATGCCGATGCACGACCAGGGCGAGGTGAGCTACATCAAGAACCGCACGCGGGCCGAGATCCCGCAGCGCATGGCCGAAGGCATCCACCCGTACCCGCCCCACTACACCGGCCGCGACCCGATGGAGGGCCAGCTCTCCGCGGAGCTCCCGGCGAACCGGATCAACATAGAGAGCAACCCGCGGGGCTGGAACGTCCTCGCCGACGAGGTGATGAGCCAGCTGGACCGGGTCATGGCCGAGTACAAGGGAGACCCGCAACGCGTGTACCTCACCGGCATCAGCCTCGGTGGCTTCGGCACCTGGTACCTGGCGTCAAAGCATCCGGAAAAATTCGCGGCCATCGCCCCGGTCGTCGGGTACGGCGTGCCCGCGATGGCGGCGCCGATCGCGGAGGCGAAGCTGCCGCTGTGGGTCTTTGCGGGCGGGCGCGATGCCGGCGTACCGGTGCGGCATTTTTATCCGCTGCTAAACGAGCTGGAGAAACTCGGGCACCCGGACGTGCGATTCACGATCGAGGCCGACATGGGCCATGACACGTGGATCCGGACCTACGCGGGCGAGGATCTCTACCGCTGGTTCCTGTCCCACTCCAAGTAA